The genomic window GAAGGGTTGAACCGCAAGCCTTGAGCAAAGCCTTGGCCGCAAACATCGTCTCGCAATCAACCAGATCGCCAGCGACCGCCGCAACGGAGGATTTGTCAGCCTCAAGAGCGCCCGCGATAGTCGAAAACGCTTCCGACCAATCAGACGCCGCCAGCTTCCCGTCCTTGCGCACAAACACACGGTCGAGGCGACGCTTGGTCAGGCCATCGACCTGATAGCGCGCTTTGTCCGAGAGCCATTCCTCGTTCACATCATCGTTGATGCGAGGAAGCGCGCGCATGACTTCTCGGCCCTTGGAGTGAAGCGAAATATTCGCGCCAACCGCATCGGACACGTCGATGCTCAGCGTGCGTTTCAATTCCCAAGGGCGAGCCTCGAACGCATAAGGACGCGAGGTAAGCGCACCCACCGGGCAAAGGTCGATCACGTTTGCGCTCAGCTCATGTTTCGCAGCCTGCTCAAGATAGGTCGTGATCTGCATATCTTCGCCGCGATAAAGCGCGCCGATCTCGTCCACGCCCGCGATCTCTTCAGAGAACCGCACACAGCGCGTGCAGTGAATGCAGCGGGTCATCACCGTCTTGATCAACGGCCCCATGTACTTTTCAGTCACCGCGCGGCGATTTTCTTTCGTGCGCGAATTGCCGCGGCCATAAGCCATTGCCTGATCCTGAAGATCGCACTCACCGCCCTGGTCGCAAATCGGGCAATCCAGCGGGTGGTTGACGAGCAAAAACTCCATCACCCCTTCGCGTGCCTTTTTAACCATCGGGCTGTCGGTGCGAATTTCCTGACCATCTGTCGCTGGAAGCGCGCAAGACGCCTGAGGTTTAGGCGGCCCCGGCTTCACTTCGACAAGGCACATCCGGCAATTGCCCGCGATGCTGAGGCGCTCGTGATAGCAGAAGCGCGGAATCTCTTTCCCCGCTTCCTCACACGCCTGCAAAACGGTTGCCCCTTGTGGGACTTCGATTTCCTGGCCGTCTACGGTTACCTTAGGCATTAGTCTTGCCTCTCCAATTCTGTCGCCTGATGCAGCGTGCGGTAGAGACCAAAAGAAAGCAGCGCTCGAAGCGATGATTTGTCAAATTTGGCCTCAACCCCTTCGGTGATGCAGGGGCCAAGATGGGGCGCGATCGCTTGAATTGCCGCCGTTTCGCCTTGCGAGGCGGGCTCTGATTCGATCAACGCCGCGATTGATTGCGGTTGGGACTGCGCCATACACATTCCCAGAGATTCGCTCGCGTTACGAGGGCGCATGACGGGATTGCCCCAATCCTCAGGCGAAAGACCGGAGATCATCTCAACGTAATCTTGGCCGAAATCCTTCTCGAAAAAGTACTCCGAAAATGCGCCAACCATTACGCTACTGTCATATCCGATTTGCAGAGTGCCAAAGTCAGAGAAGCAATCCTGCGTACGGGCCTCACCCCACTTCACTTTCGGCATGAAATCGTCGGTAGCTTCGATTTGCTCGCGGCTGCGATAGGGCAATTCCAAAACGTCGCGCGCTTTTGAACGGTCGAGTGAAGCAGCACAGCGCAGATAGGCGTTGACTGCCGGGCGCGGCGAATCCGCCTGACGCGGGTCATATCGCTTCGTAAGGCCTTGTTCGCCCCTGCTCACTCGTGAGCCAATGGGAGGATCAGCCAGCGCGGTGGTCGCACCCAAGACGGTCACTGCAAACGCAAGAGTTATGGTCCTCACAGGACGCATCATTCTGCAGCCTCCCGGAACTGTGCGTTGTGCTCCTCAATCCGGCGCTCCAGCTCAGGGCGGAAGTGGCGGATGAGGCCCTGGATTGGCCACGCCGCTGCATCGCCAAGCGCGCAGATTGTGTGGCCTTCGACCTGCTTGGTGACTTCTTGGAGCATATCGATCTCTTCGATCTCGGCATCGCCTGTGCGAAGCCGCTCCATCATGCGCCACATCCAACCAGTGCCCTCGCGGCACGGGGTGCACTGGCCGCAGCTCTCGTGCTTGTAGAAGTAGCTGAGGCGAGAAATCGCGCGGACGATATCGGTAGACTTGTCCATCACGATCACACCAGCGGTGCCGAGGCCCGAACCCAGTTCTTTGAGCCCGTCGAAATCCATCGGCGCGTCCCAAATCTGTTCAGCGGGAACCAGCGGAACCGACGAGCCACCGGGAATAACCGCAAGCAGATTGTCCTTACCGCCGCGAATGCCGCCGCAATGCTTCTCGATAAGCTCGCTGAAGGGGATGCTCAGCGCCTCTTCGACCACGCAAGGCTTGTTCACATGGCCGCTGATCTGGAAGAGCTTGGTGCCCTTGTTGTTCTCACGACCAAAGCTTGCGAACCAAGCCGCCGAACGGCGAAGGATCGTAGGCACCACCGCGATACTTTCAACGTTGTTCACCGTCGTCGGGCAGCCGTAAAGGCCAGCGCCCGCCGGGAATGGCGGTTTCAAGCGCGGCTGACCCTTTTTGCCTTCAAGGCTTTCGATCATCGCGGTTTCTTCGCCGCAGATATAGGCGCCCGCGCCCCGGTGCATGAACACGTCAAAGTCATAGCCAGAGCCGCTGGCGTTCTTGCCAATCAGCCCAGCGTCATAGGCCTCATCAATTGCCGCCTGAAGCGTTTCCGCCTCGCGGATGTATTCGCCGCGAATGTAGATATACGCCGCGCGCGCTCTCATAGCGAAACCGGCAACCAGCGCGCCTTCGATCAGCTTGTGCGGATCGTGGCGGATAATCTCGCGGTCTTTACACGAACCCGGCTCAGATTCGTCGGCGTTGATAACGAGGAAGCTTGGACGCCCGTCCGCGCTTTCTTTTGGCATGAACGACCATTTCAGACCCGTAGGGAAGCCCGCACCGCCACGACCACGCAGGCCAGAGGCTTTGATCTCTTCAATGATCGCATCCTGCCCACGCTCGATCAAAGCCTTAGTGCCGTCCCAATCACCGCGCGCCTGCGCGGCTTTAAGGCCCCAGTCCTGGAAGCCATAGACATTGGTAAAGATGCGGTCCTTATCAGCCAGCATCGGTCATATCCCTTCGTACCGCCCGGTTTTTCCGAGCCAATTTCATTTGTCGCAGCGTTAAAACCTGAAACACCAGACCTGCTATCATCAAGGCAATGCCAATCTCGCGCTCACCCGTTGGCGCGAGGTAAGCGCCTGCACCAAAACAGACGAGCCCTGCCAGCATGAAGAAAAGAGTGCTGCTGCCCATCATTTGTCCTCCAGCGTTTTCGCGTTGACCACGAAAAGCACCACGGTGAACGCGAGGAACAGGCCGCCAATTACGATCCACACTGCCATCAGCCGATCACTCCTTGTTGCCAGAGGAAAGCGGTCACTCCGATCACAAACACGATCGCCATTACGCGCATCAAGCCCATCAACACCTTATAGGCGATGAAGGCCAGGCCAAGCGCAAGGATGATCGAAAGCACGTCCATTTGGACTTACCAATCCCCTCGATAATCGTGATTGGCGTCGACCATTTCTTTCAAAGTGGTCGGGCCACCCGAAGGCTCAGACGTGTGACGACCAGGCTCCTGAGTGCCAGCCTTTGGCGTTTCACCAGCAGCCAGCGCGTCGAGCACTGCGTCGAGGCGCTCAGGCGTCAGGTCTTCGTAATTGTCATCGTTGATCTGTACCATGGGAGCGGTCGCGCAATTGCCCATGCACTCCACCTCAGTCAGCGTCCAAAGACCGTCTTCGGAAACTTCACCAAACTTCATGCCGCGTTTCTTGCACGCGCTGATGATGTCGTCCGACCCGCGCAGCATACACGGCGTCGTGCCGCAAACCTGCACGTGATATTTTCCGACCGGCTTCATATTGTACATGAAGTAGAAGGTCGCGACTTCGAGCACGCGGATGACCGGCACGTCGATGTATTTGGCGACGTATTCGATCACCGGGAGCGGGAGCCAGCCTTGCGTATTGGTCTCCTCGCCCACCTGCCGCTGCGCGAGGTCGAGTAGCGGCATAGTCGCCGACTTCGCCCGTCCTTCGGGGTATTTGGCGATGTGGTAATCGGCCTTTTTCTTATTCTCTTTCGACCACTCAAAAGAGCCCCAACGCGCGCGCAGTTCAGGGGTGTCGGGTGCGGGTGTACGGTCAGCCATTAGCGATCGCACTCCCCAAACACGACATCGATTGCGCCAAGAATTGCGGTCGCATCGGCCAGCATATGTCCCTTGCTCATCATTTCCATCGCTTGAAGGTGCGAGAATGCCGTTGGGCGGATCTTGCAGCGATAAGGTTTGTTCGTGCCATCGCTGACGAGGTAGACGCCGAATTCACCCTTGGGGCTTTCGGTGGC from Erythrobacter sp. SCSIO 43205 includes these protein-coding regions:
- a CDS encoding NAD(P)H-dependent oxidoreductase subunit E, producing MADRTPAPDTPELRARWGSFEWSKENKKKADYHIAKYPEGRAKSATMPLLDLAQRQVGEETNTQGWLPLPVIEYVAKYIDVPVIRVLEVATFYFMYNMKPVGKYHVQVCGTTPCMLRGSDDIISACKKRGMKFGEVSEDGLWTLTEVECMGNCATAPMVQINDDNYEDLTPERLDAVLDALAAGETPKAGTQEPGRHTSEPSGGPTTLKEMVDANHDYRGDW
- the nuoF gene encoding NADH-quinone oxidoreductase subunit NuoF, with protein sequence MLADKDRIFTNVYGFQDWGLKAAQARGDWDGTKALIERGQDAIIEEIKASGLRGRGGAGFPTGLKWSFMPKESADGRPSFLVINADESEPGSCKDREIIRHDPHKLIEGALVAGFAMRARAAYIYIRGEYIREAETLQAAIDEAYDAGLIGKNASGSGYDFDVFMHRGAGAYICGEETAMIESLEGKKGQPRLKPPFPAGAGLYGCPTTVNNVESIAVVPTILRRSAAWFASFGRENNKGTKLFQISGHVNKPCVVEEALSIPFSELIEKHCGGIRGGKDNLLAVIPGGSSVPLVPAEQIWDAPMDFDGLKELGSGLGTAGVIVMDKSTDIVRAISRLSYFYKHESCGQCTPCREGTGWMWRMMERLRTGDAEIEEIDMLQEVTKQVEGHTICALGDAAAWPIQGLIRHFRPELERRIEEHNAQFREAAE
- a CDS encoding RTA1 domain-containing protein, whose amino-acid sequence is MGSSTLFFMLAGLVCFGAGAYLAPTGEREIGIALMIAGLVFQVLTLRQMKLARKNRAVRRDMTDAG